The following is a genomic window from Bactrocera tryoni isolate S06 chromosome 2, CSIRO_BtryS06_freeze2, whole genome shotgun sequence.
aaTTTATATTTGCACTTTTATGTCACATTTCACACTTTCCTTGCATTTGTTCTGAATTTGTGCAGGTGGTTGAGGTGCAATGTTGAAGAAATGCTAGGATTCCAATTCACGAACACGAGACACGCACGCACTAATTAACATCCACTCAGAACGACGGTTAAAAAATTACTGCACGAAAGCGCACGACGAGTAGCGGCGCATTGCAAACGGCGGTCAACTTCTTTTCCAATCAGCCACGAATGCCGTGTCAaaacaaaaagtcaaaaaattttcaagtggaTTCCTGTTAGCGCGCTGTTGGCTGTAGTGATGACGGACGGGTTGTTGTCTAAGCTAGTTGGGTTGATTTTACTTACGCAGCACAGGGTGGTGTGGTgataagtgaaaatattttaatatgttatatacatatgtacattatatataaatatttttttcaacaatggTGCAGaatcatacatatgcatatgccgCGCAAGTCACGACCACCGAAACTGTAAGATATTAAAAGAATTCGAAACTAAGACATACTTGTCGAAGGTACGAGCGAATATTAATACACCAGAGTTTCGGGTGTTTTGCGTATTTGATGTCGAGAAAGAGACGGACGAACACTCATAAACTAAAGTTTGGGATAGTTATGTCAATTTGGCGATAACCAATTTAGAAAATCTGTGGTATCGCTATCTGGTAGCTAACCTATTATTTAACCGATTCTTTGCTTGCAGGGTGTcgaatgtgattttttcttagttattactgaaataaaaatgcagcatactttaaggcgcaaaaaatattttaaagcatatTACTAGGCAGTTGCATAATTGTCTCAATGATTTCGATAGATTTAAGAGTTGATGGCGCAAAATAAGTCTTTTTTCTGTTACCAAACTTGAAACAAAAAGTAGTCGGCTACCACTTGGCGTTTCGCAGCAACCCAGTAGACAAAACTCTGTTGCCTAGGCACACAAACAACAATGACAAATTATTTCTAAtagtttttttccaaaagtttacttttctttaacttcctaaattacaattttttatatacaatcgatttttttacataaagattatttacaaaagttttatttaatttcgaatAGTTGAAAAGCTACTCGCCCTGCTCGAGGCTCACATCCATCAACTCCATGGTTATTTCGCTTTTCGACTTGCGCTCACTCGGTTGCTCTGCGATTGTCTGCAGCGCCAATTCCTCAAGTGGGCGTGGCGTGAATCCCGCTGGTCCGCCTAAGTTCAAGGAACCGCCTTTATATGGTACAAAGGTCGGACGTAATCGCTGTAACTCTGGCTCCGGCGTTACAACCATAACTGGCGCCTCGGTACTTGGTTGAGTATCTATTGGTGATGATttcgttgttgtgctgctgctgGTGGCCATTTGGTAGAGCATTTGCAGTTGCATCATTGACTGCTCCGCCGTGTTGGCGGCCGGTGGCGTGAAATTTTCcagctgctgttgctttttccCCGTCGCGTTTTGTGCGAGTTTCGGCGCAGATTTCTTTTTGCTGGCTGCTATGCCGGCACTGCTGGCAgcattgttgtttgttgtatgCATGGCATTTGACCAACTCTCAAGCCAACTATTGGCTGTGCGTTCTGTTGTGGTGCTCGTTGTGCTGCTCGCGAGTTGTCTGAAAGCTTCCTGCGCTTGTTTGCGCAGCAGATGTGCGCGATGCGCCTTGCTCACTTGACGCTTATTGAATGAGTTCTCCGAATCGGCATCTTCGCCTATTGGACGTGTGTTCTTCTGTGGTCCCAGTTCGAGTAGAACTTGGAAGTCAGCATGATTGCCGAGCCGAAAACCGAAGCCGAGTCGAGAATCGGTACCTAAGCGCGAGTAAATGGCATTAGTGGGAGGGTTTAAGTTGCGgtattatgaaaatattcaatCGTTTAATGTTTACGTACCTTTTTTTATGGGTGGAATATTGGAGTAGATAAGAGATAGTATGGAGGGTAGCTCCTGTGGCACAACGAGTGGTTCCGCGCTTGGTACTGCAATGAAAACGAGATTTATATGCTTCTACTGATACACATATGTgcttatttatgtgtgtgtatgtctgaTATCTACAAACTAGTGGATGGGTCTTTCCAGAGCTATGATTAAATAATTAGTATTGGAAGactatgtacacatttaaaatacCGCTAAGATCAAAGTTTTAGGAAAATAGCTTAAAgcttgaaaatgtttaaaaagctCAACGGTTAAAAAATCAACGTTTTAGGAAAAGAacttaaagcttaaaaaagttcATAAAAGCTCAACAGTTAAAAAATCAACGTTTTAGGAAAAGAGCTTAAagcttaaaaagtttaaaaagctcAACGGTTAAAAAATCAACGTTTTACGTTTACTTAAAgcttgaaaaagtttaaaaagctcAACGGTTAAAAAATCAACGTTTTAGGAAAAGAGTTTAAAGCttcaaaaagcttaaaaaagtttaacaaagcttaaaaatgtttaaaaaagctCAAAGGCTAAAAAAGTTGGGAGCTCGCCGGTTAAACGCTTTAATCTATTTTTCTACGCATGTCTCACTTCACCATTTTCAACAGTCTTGTAAAAGTTATTGAGCAAATCCCCTATTAATTCATTAAGAG
Proteins encoded in this region:
- the LOC120768482 gene encoding uncharacterized protein LOC120768482, whose amino-acid sequence is MNAPLKMLLHAKGITISAAFSIWLMCCCLPSAEPLVVPQELPSILSLIYSNIPPIKKGTDSRLGFGFRLGNHADFQVLLELGPQKNTRPIGEDADSENSFNKRQVSKAHRAHLLRKQAQEAFRQLASSTTSTTTERTANSWLESWSNAMHTTNNNAASSAGIAASKKKSAPKLAQNATGKKQQQLENFTPPAANTAEQSMMQLQMLYQMATSSSTTTKSSPIDTQPSTEAPVMVVTPEPELQRLRPTFVPYKGGSLNLGGPAGFTPRPLEELALQTIAEQPSERKSKSEITMELMDVSLEQGE